One window of the Actinomyces wuliandei genome contains the following:
- a CDS encoding holo-ACP synthase, whose amino-acid sequence MTQPSPPAAPQAPLGTQALGVGVDLVHVPGLAEQMSTPGTAFAERAFTPRERREARRRAEARGAGGEGEAQHLAARWAAKEAFVKAWSQALALGAHRSARVSGGPAPVIAPERLDWQEVEVATDHWGRPWLRLSGELAQAVEASLGEGRSRPEHWPVSLSHDGSYAVSVVLAVG is encoded by the coding sequence ATGACTCAGCCCAGCCCGCCCGCAGCACCCCAGGCTCCTCTTGGCACGCAAGCCCTGGGCGTCGGCGTCGACCTCGTCCATGTCCCCGGCCTCGCCGAGCAGATGAGCACCCCGGGGACCGCCTTCGCTGAGCGGGCCTTCACCCCGCGCGAGCGTCGTGAGGCCCGCAGGAGAGCAGAGGCGCGTGGTGCGGGCGGCGAGGGGGAGGCCCAGCACCTGGCGGCGCGCTGGGCGGCCAAGGAGGCCTTCGTCAAGGCCTGGAGCCAGGCGTTGGCCCTGGGTGCCCACCGCAGCGCCCGCGTCTCCGGGGGACCGGCGCCCGTTATAGCCCCCGAGCGGCTGGACTGGCAGGAGGTCGAGGTTGCCACAGACCACTGGGGGCGCCCCTGGCTGCGCCTGTCGGGAGAGCTGGCGCAGGCGGTGGAGGCCAGCCTGGGCGAAGGTCGGTCACGTCCTGAGCACTGGCCGGTGTCGTTGTCCCATGACGGCAGCTATGCCGTCTCCGTGGTCCTGGCGGTCGGGTAG
- a CDS encoding sugar porter family MFS transporter, whose translation MSHGPTTTATQGGAVKLPPLTPGPYRARLTVVALIATLGGLLFGYDTSVMNGAQSFMEQPGQLNLSEIEVGIAVSSLLFASAVGALTGGRISDRIGRKTTITVMAALFIVGVAVVVTAVNLPMLAVGRVILGLAVGSASVVVPVYLAELAPYEIRGSLAGRNEMMIVTGQLLAIVMNAIIGNVWGEQYPWVWRVMFTMAAIPAILLLLGVTRLPESPRWLADKGREEEALEILDSLRPEGRAKPELAEIQAASKEEASRVNMSISEIFSNRNLVRIVLIGCGIGFFQQTTGINSILYYGERVLRESGFSTGAALIANIAPATISVIAAIVALQMMDRFSRRKTFLWGYGLVAVSHVLIASAARFLPEGGARPFVLLALIVFFVGSMQLCLNVATWVTLSEIFPLKMRAFGMGLSVFVLWMTNSLLGLVFASVISAIGLSMSFLGFAVLNAIAFTFFFIYVPETKGRTLEQLEADVMSGELFKRGRN comes from the coding sequence GTGTCGCATGGCCCCACCACCACCGCCACCCAGGGCGGTGCTGTCAAGCTGCCTCCGCTCACACCCGGTCCCTACCGTGCCCGGTTGACCGTCGTCGCCCTTATCGCCACCCTGGGCGGCCTGCTCTTCGGGTATGACACCAGCGTCATGAACGGCGCCCAGAGTTTTATGGAACAGCCAGGCCAGCTGAATCTCTCAGAAATCGAAGTCGGCATCGCCGTCAGCTCGCTGCTGTTCGCCAGTGCCGTCGGCGCCCTCACCGGCGGCCGTATCTCCGACAGGATCGGCCGCAAGACGACGATCACCGTCATGGCCGCCCTGTTCATCGTGGGCGTGGCTGTCGTTGTCACCGCCGTCAACCTGCCGATGCTCGCCGTCGGGCGCGTCATCCTGGGACTGGCTGTGGGCTCCGCCTCCGTGGTGGTTCCGGTCTACCTGGCCGAGCTCGCCCCCTACGAGATCCGCGGCTCCTTGGCCGGGCGCAACGAGATGATGATCGTGACCGGCCAGCTCCTGGCCATCGTCATGAACGCCATCATCGGCAACGTCTGGGGTGAGCAGTACCCCTGGGTGTGGCGCGTCATGTTCACCATGGCGGCCATTCCCGCCATCCTCCTGCTGCTGGGTGTCACCCGCCTGCCCGAGTCCCCCCGCTGGCTGGCGGACAAGGGCCGCGAGGAGGAGGCGCTGGAGATCCTGGACTCCCTGCGGCCCGAGGGGCGGGCCAAGCCCGAGCTGGCCGAGATCCAGGCCGCGAGCAAGGAGGAGGCCAGCCGGGTCAACATGAGCATCTCGGAGATCTTCTCCAACCGGAACCTGGTGCGCATCGTCCTCATCGGCTGTGGTATCGGCTTCTTCCAGCAGACCACCGGTATCAACTCCATCCTCTACTACGGTGAAAGAGTGCTGAGAGAGTCTGGGTTCAGTACGGGGGCAGCACTCATTGCCAATATAGCCCCGGCCACCATTTCCGTCATTGCCGCGATCGTCGCCCTGCAGATGATGGACCGCTTCTCCCGCCGCAAGACCTTCCTGTGGGGCTACGGGCTGGTCGCGGTCTCGCACGTGCTCATTGCCAGCGCCGCCAGGTTCCTGCCGGAAGGCGGTGCCAGACCCTTCGTCCTGCTGGCCCTCATCGTGTTCTTTGTCGGCTCCATGCAGCTGTGCCTCAACGTGGCCACCTGGGTGACGCTCTCGGAGATCTTCCCGCTGAAGATGCGGGCCTTCGGTATGGGGCTGTCGGTGTTTGTCCTGTGGATGACCAACTCTCTCCTCGGTCTGGTCTTCGCCAGTGTCATCTCTGCGATAGGACTGTCCATGTCCTTCCTCGGCTTCGCCGTCCTCAACGCCATCGCCTTCACCTTCTTCTTCATCTACGTTCCTGAGACCAAGGGGCGCACGCTGGAGCAGCTGGAGGCCGACGTCATGAGCGGCGAACTGTTCAAGCGAGGCAGGAACTAG